Proteins encoded together in one Anopheles darlingi chromosome 3, idAnoDarlMG_H_01, whole genome shotgun sequence window:
- the LOC125957550 gene encoding borealin-like produces the protein MVRTKISRNNAAKRNRNSQLEERYLNAMRELEILSDTIAISIEEKYNADMEKLNRSFSMIRTRIPKEVLQMTVGELRRSDCKQFFDVLNMNEFHMGEPNNEGSSANVSQESCDPPSHKSCRSDEGYQTEDCNGLLASAKALRPIRPMGPLASAMKAKKPTQRRRSNSISGQAITPSKKQSQTQAALVFGMKAKQTPAVCKSIFAQPHERLSRLKMRTPMQETTKRARGQAVSTDRGISQITLKVNLNTPITFLRHPRVGESVFSQSGSPVVNATAYRQTRHINIPVPNGMLALQSDELHDEMVPEMMPHLDSDTMDYLKGLKNNLDKLMRYAEDCNFHMNE, from the exons ATGGTCCGCACTAAAATCTCACGTAATAATGCCGCCAAGCGTAATAGAAATAGCCAGCTGGAGGAGCGTTACCTGAACGCCATGCGTGAGCTCGAGATCTTGA GTGATACGATAGCAATATCGATCGAGGAAAAGTACAATGCGGATATGGAGAAGCTTAACCGTAGCTTTAGCATGATACGAACTCGCATTCCAAAGGAGGTGCTACAGATGACGGTAGGAGAACTGCGCCGGTCCGACTGCAAACAGTTTTTTGACGTTCTGAATATGAACGAGTTCCACATGGGCGAACCGAATAATGAGGGCAGTTCAGCGAACGTTTCCCAAGAGTCCTGCGACCCCCCCTCACACAAATCCTGCCGGTCGGACGAAGGATACCAGACCGAGGATTGCAATGGATTGCTAGCCTCGGCAAAGGCATTACGGCCAATCCGACCGATGGGCCCGTTGGCGTCGGCAATGAAAGCCAAAAAGCCAACGCAACGCCGTCGTAGCAACTCCATTTCGGGGCAAGCGATAACACCTAGCAAAAAACAATCCCAAACGCAGGCGGCCCTTGTGTTTGGCATGAAGGCGAAGCAAACGCCGGCGGTCTGCAAGAGCATCTTTGCCCAACCCCATGAACGGTTGTCCCGGTTGAAGATGCGCACACCAATGCAGGAAACGACCAAGCGAGCACGGGGTCAAGCCGTCAGTACGGATCGGGGTATAAGCCAGATTACGCTGAAGGTGAACCTGAACACACCCATTACGTTTCTGCGGCATCCGAGGGTGGGAGAGAGTGTCTTTTCGCAATCCGGCAGCCCCGTTGTTAATGCCACTGCCTATCGGCAGACGCGTCACATCAACATTCCGGTACCGAACGGGATGCTTGCGTTGCAGTCGGACGAGTTGCATGATGAAATGGTTCCGGAGATGATGCCGCACCTAGACTCCGACACGATGGATTATCTGAAGGGGTTAAAGAATAATTTGGATAAGCTAATGCGCTACGCCGAGGATTGCAATTTCCACATGAATGAATAA